A single genomic interval of Arthrobacter sp. NicSoilB8 harbors:
- a CDS encoding DUF4430 domain-containing protein: MHTKLSLAVALSAVTLGVAACAAPAPSTAPSAQAPAPAAAADFALDTAGAPGRIAQAGLEVLTAEGNVDHYHAHLDVLKDGKPVAVPANIGITAGPDHRPNGISALHTHDTTGVVHIESPTAGRVFTLGQFLTEWGVLGGSGAPGTGAGPLDGWTLYVNGQKYDAGIRDLPLKAHDEILLSYGAAPAQIAAAYAFPPGE; this comes from the coding sequence ATGCACACCAAGCTGTCACTCGCCGTCGCACTTTCCGCCGTGACGCTGGGGGTGGCGGCGTGCGCTGCCCCCGCGCCGTCCACCGCGCCGTCGGCCCAGGCCCCGGCGCCGGCGGCGGCCGCCGACTTTGCCTTGGACACCGCAGGGGCGCCCGGCCGGATCGCCCAGGCCGGCCTTGAGGTGCTGACAGCAGAGGGCAATGTCGACCACTATCACGCTCATCTGGACGTACTGAAGGACGGCAAGCCCGTCGCGGTGCCGGCCAATATCGGCATCACCGCCGGACCGGACCACAGGCCCAACGGCATCTCAGCGCTGCACACCCACGACACCACGGGCGTGGTCCACATCGAGTCCCCCACCGCGGGCCGGGTCTTCACCCTCGGGCAGTTCCTGACGGAATGGGGCGTCCTCGGAGGCAGCGGCGCCCCGGGCACGGGGGCGGGACCGCTGGACGGCTGGACCCTCTACGTGAACGGCCAGAAGTACGACGCCGGCATCCGGGACCTCCCGCTGAAAGCGCATGACGAGATCCTCTTGTCCTACGGCGCTGCCCCGGCACAGATTGCTGCCGCCTACGCTTTCCCGCCCGGAGAATGA
- a CDS encoding zinc-binding dehydrogenase, producing MLAGRLNVATATFAVQEVPDPEAGQGQVRIAVAAAGVCLSDVHLIEGMLKPQYLRGDTVTLGHEVAGVIDQLGDGVQGLRLGQRVLLQAGEERGGTVLTRGVDYDGGWAQYAVASAGTVVLLPDDLPFEQACFIPDAVSTPWAAITSTARTQPGKPAGIWGVGGLGAHAVQLLRLVGAAPIIAVDPLEAARIRALEFGADAALDPNDAGFAAAMKNATRGRGLATAFDFAGVPAVREQAARSLGAGGKLVLVGLADQPLHVSNGTLFSYLRQQILGHYGSAPTDVTDLVALFDLGRIEFSRSVSRVMPLAEAAEAARMLSEKDGNPIRIVLKP from the coding sequence ATGCTCGCAGGCCGACTGAACGTCGCGACCGCCACATTCGCCGTGCAGGAAGTGCCGGACCCGGAGGCCGGGCAGGGTCAGGTCCGGATCGCCGTCGCCGCGGCCGGCGTCTGCCTCTCTGATGTCCACCTCATCGAGGGGATGCTGAAGCCGCAGTACCTTCGGGGCGATACCGTGACGCTCGGGCACGAAGTCGCCGGAGTGATCGACCAGCTTGGCGACGGCGTCCAGGGATTGCGGCTCGGCCAGCGGGTCCTCCTCCAGGCCGGCGAAGAGCGCGGCGGCACGGTCCTGACCCGCGGCGTGGACTACGACGGCGGCTGGGCCCAGTACGCGGTAGCGTCCGCCGGCACGGTTGTTCTGCTGCCGGACGATCTCCCCTTTGAACAGGCCTGCTTCATCCCCGACGCCGTCTCGACGCCGTGGGCGGCCATCACCTCGACGGCCCGGACCCAGCCTGGAAAGCCTGCCGGAATCTGGGGCGTGGGAGGACTCGGGGCACACGCGGTGCAGTTGCTCCGCCTCGTGGGCGCCGCCCCGATCATCGCCGTCGACCCGCTTGAGGCGGCACGCATCCGCGCGCTCGAGTTTGGTGCCGACGCCGCCCTTGACCCCAACGACGCCGGATTCGCCGCGGCCATGAAGAATGCGACGCGCGGCCGCGGGCTTGCCACAGCGTTCGACTTCGCGGGGGTGCCGGCGGTCCGGGAACAGGCGGCGCGGTCCCTGGGCGCCGGTGGCAAGCTGGTGCTCGTGGGTCTGGCGGATCAGCCGCTGCATGTGAGCAACGGGACGCTGTTCAGCTACCTGCGGCAGCAGATCCTTGGCCACTACGGCTCGGCACCCACGGATGTGACCGATCTCGTCGCCCTGTTCGACCTGGGCCGGATCGAGTTCTCTCGTTCTGTCAGCCGCGTGATGCCGCTCGCCGAGGCGGCCGAAGCCGCACGGATGCTTAGCGAGAAGGACGGCAACCCGATCCGGATCGTGCTCAAGCCGTAG
- a CDS encoding glycoside hydrolase family 16 protein has protein sequence MFAKRAAAALTAAGALALAGCGSPAALDRQAALTGISDGTQAAVVRGWGPVVAGDEFNYSGRPDPTKWKVYDGPGHGGKGIRSPKAWAVGGGVATVSGDAAGTTGGMSAKFAQQRFGRWEARMRTNARDTQYHPVVMLWPNNNKSPTCAEIDYAEGTADTTKIKFNLHHACRGPNFQTRAERSIDTTQWHNYAVEWTPAGITGYLDGSVWFSDTNPAHQPTVGMHQSVQLDWFPNGNPTKPSQMQVDWIRVYK, from the coding sequence ATGTTCGCAAAGCGGGCGGCTGCGGCCCTGACGGCGGCAGGCGCATTGGCTCTGGCCGGGTGCGGCTCCCCGGCTGCCCTGGACCGGCAGGCGGCCCTGACGGGCATATCCGACGGGACCCAGGCCGCCGTCGTCCGCGGCTGGGGGCCGGTGGTGGCGGGGGATGAGTTCAACTACTCAGGGCGGCCTGACCCCACAAAATGGAAGGTGTACGACGGTCCGGGGCATGGGGGCAAGGGGATCCGCAGCCCGAAGGCCTGGGCCGTGGGAGGCGGTGTAGCGACGGTCAGCGGCGACGCGGCGGGCACTACAGGCGGCATGTCCGCCAAGTTTGCCCAGCAGCGGTTCGGCCGCTGGGAAGCCAGGATGCGGACCAATGCGCGGGATACGCAATATCATCCCGTCGTAATGCTGTGGCCGAACAACAACAAATCTCCCACTTGCGCCGAAATCGACTATGCGGAAGGCACCGCTGACACCACCAAGATCAAGTTCAACCTGCACCACGCCTGCCGCGGCCCGAACTTCCAAACCCGGGCCGAACGGTCGATCGATACGACTCAATGGCACAACTACGCCGTGGAATGGACTCCCGCGGGGATCACCGGATACCTCGATGGGTCAGTATGGTTCAGCGACACGAACCCCGCACATCAGCCCACAGTGGGGATGCACCAATCGGTGCAACTGGACTGGTTCCCCAACGGGAACCCCACCAAACCCAGTCAAATGCAGGTCGACTGGATCCGCGTCTACAAGTGA
- a CDS encoding TetR/AcrR family transcriptional regulator: protein MNLPAPTETASAASTPAAQGAPAAALHAAPNRGRRAARLSGDERQRAILMAAERLLGEKDFADVTIDDLARGAGISRPTFYFYFASKQAVLLALLDQVAHEAEKRTAEVFADLSTAPSAAWRKAIEAFVGTFAEHRGVSVAAAGARSSEPELAAEWATLTNRWIDATAAAIQDERDRGASPAGPEPRLLASALNLLNERVITAALTGLDPARPDQMGRDQMGQDQMGQAGPAAALPGGGGETVGETVETLLHIWLTSIYGAVPAGP, encoded by the coding sequence ATGAACCTACCGGCCCCGACAGAAACCGCTTCGGCTGCCTCCACGCCGGCTGCGCAGGGTGCGCCCGCTGCTGCCCTACACGCTGCCCCTAACCGGGGCCGCCGGGCCGCCCGGCTGTCCGGCGATGAACGCCAGCGGGCCATCCTCATGGCGGCAGAGCGGCTGCTCGGTGAAAAGGACTTCGCGGACGTCACGATCGACGACCTCGCGCGCGGCGCCGGCATCTCGCGGCCGACGTTTTATTTCTACTTCGCCTCGAAGCAGGCTGTCCTGCTGGCACTCCTCGACCAGGTGGCGCACGAGGCCGAAAAACGGACGGCCGAGGTCTTCGCCGACCTCTCCACGGCGCCGTCGGCCGCATGGCGCAAAGCAATCGAGGCCTTCGTCGGGACGTTCGCGGAGCATCGGGGGGTCTCGGTAGCCGCCGCGGGTGCGCGCTCCTCGGAGCCGGAACTCGCCGCAGAGTGGGCCACCCTGACGAACCGCTGGATCGACGCCACGGCGGCTGCCATCCAAGATGAACGTGACCGCGGCGCCTCGCCGGCCGGCCCGGAGCCGCGGCTTCTGGCCAGTGCGCTCAATCTGCTCAATGAGCGCGTCATTACGGCGGCCCTCACAGGACTGGATCCGGCCAGACCTGATCAGATGGGACGGGATCAGATGGGACAGGATCAGATGGGACAGGCAGGTCCGGCAGCAGCACTCCCGGGCGGCGGCGGGGAAACCGTCGGGGAGACCGTCGAGACCCTGCTGCACATTTGGCTCACCAGCATCTATGGAGCGGTGCCGGCCGGGCCCTGA
- a CDS encoding HAMP domain-containing sensor histidine kinase — translation MSNAGTDGENPDRSTLRKASLKVALRISAACAVMVLGLLAATALYLMNQLAHPEVPGPAAGTAYAYLDSKDVLEAMVIAGVAGIVLAGFVGWLSARSAIRPLGDALARQRRFVQDASHELRTPLTILDTRIQLAQRNTEPESRQGQDLARIREDAATLTGIVNELLLAATTDAPDRSAPPADLAGAAAGVAGSLQPVAGQRDVRLDFSAEARPLARIDANALRRAVLALADNALAHTPPGGRVSITTSIEQHRAVITVADTGTGITGVDQARIFDRFVRASATGGSQGQRSFGIGLALVREIAVAAGGSVEVASTGPGGTVMKMTLPLAGVGNP, via the coding sequence GTGAGTAATGCAGGGACCGACGGCGAAAATCCGGACCGCTCCACGCTGCGCAAGGCCTCGCTCAAGGTCGCCCTGCGGATCAGCGCCGCGTGCGCGGTCATGGTTCTCGGGCTCCTCGCCGCCACGGCCCTTTATCTCATGAATCAGCTCGCACATCCGGAAGTGCCGGGCCCGGCGGCCGGGACGGCCTACGCCTACCTGGATTCCAAGGATGTGCTCGAAGCCATGGTCATCGCCGGCGTGGCGGGAATCGTGCTGGCGGGCTTCGTCGGGTGGCTCAGCGCGCGCAGCGCCATCCGGCCCCTCGGCGACGCCTTGGCCCGGCAGCGGCGCTTCGTCCAGGACGCCAGCCACGAACTGCGCACGCCTTTGACCATCCTGGACACCCGGATCCAGCTCGCCCAGCGCAACACCGAACCCGAATCCAGGCAGGGCCAGGACCTGGCCCGGATCCGTGAGGACGCCGCCACGCTGACCGGAATTGTCAACGAACTGCTCCTCGCGGCAACCACGGACGCCCCGGACCGCTCGGCGCCGCCCGCCGATCTGGCCGGCGCCGCCGCCGGCGTCGCCGGGAGCCTTCAGCCGGTGGCCGGCCAGCGGGACGTGCGCCTGGATTTCTCCGCCGAGGCCCGGCCGCTGGCCCGGATCGACGCGAACGCTCTGCGCCGTGCGGTACTGGCCCTGGCTGACAACGCCCTCGCCCACACCCCTCCGGGCGGCCGCGTCAGCATCACGACGTCGATCGAGCAGCACCGCGCGGTCATCACCGTGGCGGACACGGGGACCGGCATCACGGGTGTGGATCAGGCCCGGATTTTTGATCGCTTCGTGCGGGCCTCCGCTACCGGCGGATCACAGGGACAGCGGAGCTTTGGCATCGGGCTGGCCCTGGTCCGGGAGATCGCGGTCGCTGCAGGCGGTTCCGTCGAGGTGGCCTCGACCGGTCCTGGGGGAACCGTCATGAAGATGACGCTCCCGCTGGCGGGCGTCGGAAATCCGTGA
- a CDS encoding nuclear transport factor 2 family protein has product MIVHEILHEMVRETPTAHRSDQMSEAIQRLLAAINAHDLESAAALFDETYRSAQPAHPARAFVGRSQMHANWAAMFAGIPDLRVEVVRSVDDGNTTWSEWSWTGTRTDGQPFDMRGVTIFEIEDGLITAGRLFMEEVEQENVGIAEAVQGLSGRLPGQPTDR; this is encoded by the coding sequence GTGATCGTGCATGAGATTTTGCATGAAATGGTGCGCGAGACCCCCACCGCACACAGGAGTGACCAGATGAGTGAAGCCATCCAACGCCTGCTGGCTGCCATCAATGCCCACGACCTCGAGTCAGCAGCCGCGTTGTTCGATGAAACGTACAGGAGCGCGCAGCCGGCTCATCCGGCCAGGGCATTTGTCGGCCGGTCACAGATGCACGCGAACTGGGCAGCAATGTTCGCCGGCATTCCCGACCTTCGCGTAGAAGTGGTCCGATCGGTGGATGACGGCAACACCACGTGGAGCGAATGGTCCTGGACCGGCACTCGCACCGACGGGCAGCCGTTCGACATGCGCGGCGTCACGATCTTCGAGATCGAGGACGGCCTCATAACGGCGGGTCGGCTGTTCATGGAAGAGGTCGAGCAGGAAAACGTGGGCATCGCCGAGGCAGTCCAGGGGCTGTCGGGCCGCCTCCCGGGTCAGCCGACCGACCGTTGA
- a CDS encoding dienelactone hydrolase family protein, with product MIQLGKYEKYLIEEFFDDYRSGAMSQRTFTRRVAFITGSMAAASAAMLLVGCTPDELPRSTEPMPTPSSSSPGTGPGPNASSGGAVPGAKSPLSVPEGASGITTSTVRFPAGGTEISGYLARPEQGSAGPAVLICHENRGLTPHIQDVARRYAKAGYAALALDLLSREGGTAGMDPDAVPGALTKAGSQRHVSDFAAGFDYLNAQDFVDHGRIAMNGFCFGGGITWQAATALPGLKATSAFYGPAPDLDKVAAIKAAVLGVYAELDQRITGAMPALRDALAKTNVRHELKVYPGVDHAFHNDTGERYNQEQATAAWNDTLAWFGKYV from the coding sequence ATGATCCAGCTTGGCAAGTATGAGAAGTATCTGATTGAGGAATTCTTCGACGATTACCGCTCCGGTGCCATGAGCCAGCGCACGTTCACGCGTCGGGTGGCCTTCATTACGGGCAGCATGGCGGCGGCGTCGGCGGCGATGCTCCTGGTGGGCTGCACGCCCGATGAACTTCCCCGCAGCACCGAACCCATGCCGACGCCATCGTCATCCTCGCCAGGCACGGGGCCGGGCCCAAATGCCTCCTCCGGGGGCGCGGTGCCCGGGGCCAAGAGCCCGCTGTCCGTCCCCGAGGGCGCGTCCGGAATCACGACGTCGACGGTGCGGTTCCCTGCGGGCGGCACCGAAATCAGCGGTTACCTCGCCCGGCCGGAGCAGGGTTCGGCCGGTCCCGCCGTGCTGATCTGCCACGAGAACCGCGGACTGACGCCGCATATCCAGGACGTGGCGCGCCGCTACGCAAAAGCCGGGTACGCGGCACTGGCCCTGGACCTGCTGAGCCGGGAAGGCGGAACAGCGGGCATGGACCCGGACGCAGTGCCGGGGGCGCTGACGAAGGCCGGATCCCAGCGCCACGTCTCCGACTTCGCCGCAGGATTCGACTACCTGAACGCCCAGGACTTCGTTGACCACGGGCGGATCGCCATGAACGGGTTCTGCTTTGGCGGCGGCATCACCTGGCAGGCGGCGACGGCGCTCCCCGGGCTGAAGGCCACGTCGGCGTTTTATGGCCCCGCACCCGATCTGGACAAGGTTGCGGCCATCAAGGCGGCCGTTCTTGGCGTCTACGCCGAACTCGACCAGCGGATCACCGGGGCCATGCCGGCGCTGCGGGATGCCCTGGCTAAAACCAACGTCCGGCACGAGCTCAAGGTCTATCCCGGGGTCGACCATGCGTTCCACAATGACACCGGGGAGCGGTATAACCAGGAACAGGCCACCGCCGCATGGAACGACACCCTGGCTTGGTTTGGCAAGTACGTCTGA
- a CDS encoding response regulator transcription factor gives MTTADRPSLLLVEDDGVLGPLIAELLEPDYQVRLVTDGRDGLHLGLTQAWDVMVIDRGLPVMDGIALIAALRSKGIATPILILTALGDAGEKVRGLDAGANDYVTKPFDAAELAARLRALTRTFAPAAAPLTIGDWELDPAQRTVRSVYGHAVSLTAKEAQLLAALAAEPDRVFTRDELLAAYFHASDQPGMIDTYVHHLRRKVAKAVIRTVHGVGYQIGDASE, from the coding sequence ATGACAACCGCTGACCGCCCGTCCCTGCTGCTGGTCGAGGACGACGGTGTCCTGGGGCCACTCATCGCCGAGCTCCTGGAGCCGGATTACCAGGTCCGGCTGGTGACCGACGGCCGTGACGGCCTGCACCTGGGGCTGACCCAGGCCTGGGACGTGATGGTGATTGACCGCGGGCTCCCCGTAATGGACGGCATCGCCCTCATCGCGGCGTTGCGGTCCAAAGGCATCGCCACGCCCATCCTGATCCTGACCGCCCTGGGCGATGCCGGCGAGAAAGTCCGGGGACTCGACGCCGGCGCCAACGATTACGTGACCAAGCCGTTCGACGCCGCCGAGCTGGCAGCACGCCTGCGTGCCCTGACGCGCACCTTTGCTCCGGCCGCGGCACCGTTGACGATCGGAGACTGGGAACTCGACCCGGCGCAACGCACCGTCCGGTCTGTCTATGGGCATGCGGTGTCACTGACAGCGAAAGAAGCCCAGCTCCTGGCGGCCCTTGCCGCGGAACCTGACCGGGTTTTCACCCGGGACGAACTCCTCGCGGCGTACTTCCACGCTTCCGACCAGCCCGGCATGATCGATACCTACGTTCACCACCTTCGCCGGAAGGTCGCCAAGGCCGTCATCCGCACCGTTCACGGCGTCGGCTACCAGATCGGCGACGCCAGTGAGTAA
- a CDS encoding aspartate/glutamate racemase family protein, which yields MRVGLIRVMTTSDRRLLNAHGRILQEAFGFTVTSRCIPDQPSGVYDQASLAAAAPKVALLAREMAGDADALIISCASDPGLAATRAAVDIPVIGAGSAAAAAAQTFGGRIGVLGLGAHVPGPISDALGERMLLIDGVGHVETPDAFLMPTGIFDTLAAAHMLVDAGADVIVQASTGLSSIGMAEVLRRRLGIPVIDAVTAAGSMLVSAVLARELQEV from the coding sequence ATGCGTGTTGGACTGATCCGGGTGATGACGACGTCGGACCGCCGCCTGCTCAACGCCCACGGGAGGATCCTGCAGGAAGCCTTCGGATTTACCGTTACCTCCCGCTGCATCCCGGACCAGCCGTCCGGAGTCTATGACCAGGCGTCGCTTGCAGCCGCGGCACCCAAAGTTGCCCTGCTGGCGAGGGAAATGGCCGGCGACGCCGATGCCCTGATCATTAGTTGCGCGTCGGACCCCGGCCTGGCGGCAACCCGCGCGGCCGTGGATATCCCGGTCATCGGAGCTGGCTCCGCTGCCGCGGCAGCGGCACAGACTTTTGGCGGAAGGATTGGCGTGCTGGGACTCGGAGCCCATGTGCCGGGCCCTATCTCAGACGCATTGGGCGAACGCATGCTGCTCATCGACGGCGTGGGACACGTCGAGACACCCGACGCATTCCTGATGCCGACCGGGATCTTCGACACCCTCGCCGCGGCGCACATGCTCGTTGATGCCGGCGCCGACGTCATCGTCCAGGCCAGCACGGGCCTGAGCAGCATCGGCATGGCAGAGGTGCTCCGCCGCCGCCTTGGTATTCCGGTCATCGACGCGGTGACAGCAGCCGGCTCCATGCTCGTCTCGGCCGTGCTTGCCCGCGAACTGCAGGAGGTTTGA
- a CDS encoding DNA alkylation repair protein — translation MSDAGEFIDAALQQESSWSRADELQSRLGKEPGGSGLRVYGASVGAVRGTIRNAGRRYPGLSRDEITALSSELWALPVFERRLAAVVLLQTNVLLLTNSDLTRLEGFIREARVRDLVDPLAVDVVGPLVNGLDVLSRVRADSVLDRWVREPDAWLRRAALLSPLLALRAGAGDWDRFVRHAVSVLDGTSGRFTSEADADALTDGAVVREAVSRVLAEMAKKRPELQFTSARG, via the coding sequence GTGAGTGATGCTGGCGAATTCATTGACGCCGCGCTGCAGCAGGAGAGTTCCTGGAGCCGTGCGGACGAACTGCAGTCCCGGCTGGGAAAGGAACCCGGGGGCAGCGGGCTCCGGGTTTACGGCGCCTCCGTGGGTGCGGTGCGGGGAACCATCCGCAACGCCGGCCGCCGCTATCCCGGGCTGTCCCGTGATGAGATCACAGCGCTGAGCTCGGAACTGTGGGCGTTGCCGGTTTTCGAGCGGCGCCTGGCCGCGGTGGTGCTGCTGCAGACGAATGTGTTGCTGTTGACCAACTCCGACCTCACCCGGCTGGAGGGCTTCATCCGGGAGGCGAGGGTGCGGGACCTCGTGGACCCGCTCGCAGTCGACGTCGTCGGCCCCCTAGTGAACGGACTCGACGTACTGAGCCGGGTGCGGGCCGACAGCGTGCTGGACCGGTGGGTGCGTGAGCCTGACGCCTGGCTGCGCCGGGCCGCGCTGCTCTCGCCGCTGCTGGCGCTGCGCGCGGGCGCAGGGGACTGGGACAGATTCGTCCGCCACGCCGTTTCCGTGCTCGACGGGACCTCCGGGAGGTTCACTTCCGAGGCCGACGCCGACGCCCTCACCGACGGCGCGGTGGTCCGGGAGGCGGTTTCCCGGGTCCTGGCGGAGATGGCGAAGAAGAGGCCCGAGCTGCAGTTCACGTCCGCCCGAGGGTGA
- a CDS encoding DUF6325 family protein produces the protein MAESLDELGPVDWLVVEFPGPDFGKGQIAPYLEDLVNRELVRVLDMVFLRKTEDGTLETAEISDLDPSELGEVRTAEADLAMVLSEQDVMDLAETIQPGHSAAVLVWENQWAAPFGAAVRKAGGQLVASGRIPTQAVIAAFQADADAEAQSPEGMKEGA, from the coding sequence ATGGCTGAGTCACTGGATGAACTAGGGCCGGTGGACTGGCTCGTCGTGGAGTTCCCCGGCCCCGACTTTGGCAAAGGCCAGATCGCCCCGTACCTGGAGGACCTGGTCAACCGTGAGCTTGTCAGGGTGCTCGACATGGTGTTCCTGAGGAAGACCGAGGACGGCACGCTCGAGACGGCAGAGATCTCCGACCTCGACCCGAGCGAGCTCGGCGAGGTGCGCACGGCCGAGGCCGACCTGGCCATGGTGCTCTCTGAGCAGGACGTCATGGACCTGGCGGAGACGATCCAGCCCGGCCACTCCGCCGCGGTGCTCGTCTGGGAGAACCAGTGGGCTGCCCCGTTCGGCGCGGCCGTCCGCAAGGCCGGCGGCCAGCTCGTGGCCAGCGGCCGGATCCCGACCCAGGCCGTCATCGCCGCGTTCCAGGCCGACGCCGACGCCGAGGCCCAGTCGCCCGAAGGAATGAAGGAAGGAGCCTGA
- a CDS encoding glycoside hydrolase family 16 protein, protein MFKQTPFKKAQFKQEEFTAEEFKPKHFNQIVLALAVGALSLTGCSVAPTAGTAAPSAASEPSRPAAASTSSAATAPKAAAAASATKPAAAAAAAGETGADAAPAAAAEAPAAAPGAAPIAAGAGGAQAAAATGSTPAAPAAAPVTAQAAVAATGDGSQAATARGWGAVVAGDEFSNTGAPDSTKWSVFKGTGHAGKGVRSPQAWAVANGVATVSGDSAGTTGGMSAKFAQQKYGKWETRMRTNARDPKYHPVLILWPNSTSPNCAEIDYAEGSTNTAQIKFFLHYACSGSNFQTTAAKTIDTTQWHNYAVEWTPAGITGYIDGVKTFSDTNPAHLPSVGMHQTLQLDWFPDGSATKPSQMQVDWVRVYK, encoded by the coding sequence TTGTTTAAGCAAACACCGTTCAAAAAAGCACAGTTCAAGCAAGAAGAATTCACGGCAGAAGAGTTCAAGCCAAAGCACTTCAATCAAATAGTCCTTGCGCTGGCCGTCGGCGCGCTGTCCCTGACCGGGTGCAGCGTGGCGCCCACGGCGGGCACCGCTGCTCCTTCAGCGGCCAGCGAGCCCTCGCGCCCCGCCGCGGCCTCCACGTCCTCGGCGGCCACAGCACCTAAGGCGGCGGCCGCTGCGTCTGCCACCAAGCCTGCTGCCGCAGCCGCCGCTGCCGGGGAGACCGGGGCCGACGCTGCTCCCGCCGCTGCGGCTGAAGCGCCTGCCGCCGCGCCCGGCGCCGCGCCGATCGCCGCGGGGGCCGGTGGCGCACAAGCGGCAGCCGCTACGGGTTCGACGCCGGCCGCGCCGGCCGCCGCCCCCGTTACGGCCCAGGCAGCCGTCGCAGCGACCGGCGACGGCTCGCAAGCCGCGACGGCACGGGGCTGGGGTGCAGTTGTTGCAGGTGACGAGTTCTCCAACACGGGCGCCCCGGACTCCACCAAGTGGAGCGTCTTCAAGGGAACCGGGCATGCCGGCAAGGGCGTGCGGAGCCCGCAGGCGTGGGCCGTTGCCAACGGGGTGGCCACGGTCAGCGGCGATTCGGCCGGCACCACGGGCGGCATGTCGGCCAAATTTGCGCAACAAAAATACGGCAAGTGGGAAACGCGCATGCGGACCAACGCCCGGGACCCGAAGTACCACCCGGTGCTGATCCTGTGGCCCAACAGCACCTCGCCCAACTGCGCCGAGATCGACTACGCCGAGGGCAGCACCAACACGGCCCAAATCAAGTTCTTCCTGCACTATGCCTGCAGCGGATCGAACTTCCAGACCACCGCGGCCAAGACCATCGACACCACGCAGTGGCACAACTACGCCGTGGAGTGGACTCCGGCCGGCATCACCGGATACATCGACGGCGTGAAGACCTTCTCCGACACAAACCCGGCGCATCTTCCCTCCGTCGGCATGCACCAGACGCTGCAGTTGGACTGGTTCCCCGACGGATCAGCCACGAAACCTTCACAGATGCAGGTCGACTGGGTCCGCGTCTACAAGTAG
- a CDS encoding cation:proton antiporter, producing MTFLSLALIAVVALAGPLLALPVRWRLPVVLGELLAGIVIGRSGLALVDPSDPTFSLLANIGFALMMFVAGTHVPVRDPQIRSALGKGARRATAAAAAAVAVGTGIGLLFGTGHAPLYVVLLASSSAALVLPIVDSLRLGGPDVVAMTAQVAIADIACIVALPLLVDPPHAGRAALGALTVTGCAVALYVALRWLEDKGIRGRVHRLSENRKFALELRFQLAALFAMAGVATFSNVSVMMAGFSFGLVVAAVGEPRRLARQLFALSDGFLGPVFFVWLGASLTLRDLAGHPDMIGLGLALGAGTLLTHAGLVFLGLPLPLGVLSAAQLGVPVAAASIGTQLQVLLPGEAAALLVGALVTIAASAVAGSRAARTFALPANSGGKSGGAGTIVGPGDPGDPQG from the coding sequence GTGACGTTCCTGTCCTTGGCGCTGATCGCCGTCGTCGCACTGGCCGGCCCGCTGCTGGCACTGCCGGTGCGCTGGCGGTTGCCTGTGGTGCTGGGTGAACTGCTCGCCGGCATCGTGATCGGGCGGTCGGGATTGGCCCTCGTGGACCCCTCCGATCCGACGTTTAGCCTGCTGGCCAACATCGGGTTCGCGCTGATGATGTTTGTGGCCGGAACCCACGTTCCCGTGAGGGATCCTCAGATCCGCTCCGCCCTCGGCAAGGGGGCCCGCCGGGCGACGGCGGCGGCGGCGGCGGCGGTGGCAGTCGGCACCGGCATCGGCCTGCTCTTCGGGACTGGTCATGCCCCGCTCTACGTCGTGCTGCTGGCGTCCTCTTCGGCTGCCCTGGTCCTTCCAATCGTCGATTCGCTGCGCCTGGGCGGACCCGATGTCGTCGCCATGACAGCGCAGGTGGCAATCGCCGACATCGCCTGCATTGTGGCGCTGCCGCTCCTGGTGGATCCGCCCCACGCCGGCCGGGCGGCGCTCGGCGCACTCACCGTGACCGGCTGTGCGGTGGCGCTCTATGTCGCGCTGCGCTGGCTGGAGGACAAGGGCATCCGCGGGCGCGTGCACCGTCTCTCGGAAAACCGCAAGTTCGCCCTCGAGCTGAGGTTCCAACTGGCGGCGCTGTTTGCAATGGCCGGCGTGGCGACTTTCAGCAACGTGTCGGTGATGATGGCGGGTTTTTCCTTCGGCCTGGTGGTGGCCGCCGTCGGCGAACCGCGGCGGCTGGCCCGGCAGCTGTTCGCCCTTAGCGACGGCTTCCTGGGGCCGGTGTTTTTCGTCTGGCTGGGAGCCTCATTGACGCTGAGGGACCTGGCCGGGCATCCGGACATGATTGGTCTGGGCCTGGCCCTGGGTGCCGGGACGCTGCTGACGCACGCCGGCCTGGTGTTCCTCGGGCTCCCGCTGCCCCTCGGGGTGTTGTCCGCGGCCCAGCTCGGCGTGCCCGTGGCGGCGGCGAGCATCGGGACGCAGCTGCAGGTGCTGCTCCCCGGCGAGGCCGCCGCGCTGCTGGTGGGCGCACTGGTCACCATCGCCGCGAGCGCTGTTGCCGGTTCACGGGCGGCCAGGACGTTCGCGCTTCCCGCGAATTCCGGCGGAAAATCCGGCGGGGCCGGCACCATTGTCGGCCCAGGCGACCCGGGCGATCCCCAAGGCTGA